One genomic segment of Misgurnus anguillicaudatus chromosome 23, ASM2758022v2, whole genome shotgun sequence includes these proteins:
- the ccdc71 gene encoding uncharacterized protein ccdc71 — MNCEDQCMGRVVNSWARFAPAGQSALKEALRVFNPMTQDLTDTERQMASFLQELRKEGAKPIVLRSKDVYGYKSCTADPLPSRITTKVQKVQKPSKKRARKGLGRGKEVNYSTLSKAAKDIIQNQPKILLTNLSVDTLKQSNAAASTVVDKHSLQAQQCLKLTNIKGSTGGHTARLQIHFGGDSGNIPHIALRRPPDLSGIPRTPTENGGQTLNVVALDNKRILSCPYKVEDALIGDSAPFVCQNGFSLKDGSIYKKMETISGNPDLMNGGLDSDSARRLHFQRFDWSQSTLTNGQDVSRLNGNGLEWKVIKVDDSVTDEEVRRKAQKILQVNLSPVIQIHPLVDSV; from the coding sequence ATGAATTGTGAAGACCAGTGCATGGGGAGGGTAGTTAATTCCTGGGCCAGATTTGCCCCAGCTGGACAAAGTGCCCTAAAAGAGGCGCTTAGGGTCTTTAATCCCATGACGCAGGACCTGACGGACACTGAACGACAAATGGCGTCCTTTCTTCAAGAGCTAAGGAAAGAAGGAGCCAAGCCCATCGTTTTGAGGAGCAAAGATGTTTATGGATATAAATCTTGCACTGCAGATCCCCTTCCATCTAGAATCACCACCAAGGTTCAGAAAGTCCAAAAACCCAGCAAGAAGCGAGCACGCAAAGGTTTGGGCAGGGGCAAGGAGGTGAATTACTCAACACTCAGTAAAGCAGCCAAGGACATTATTCAAAACCAACCCAAGATTCTCCTCACTAACCTCTCGGTGGACACTCTTAAGCAGAGCAATGCGGCAGCATCGACAGTAGTAGATAAGCATTCCCTTCAAGCACAGCAGTGCCTCAAGCTTACAAACATCAAGGGATCAACTGGGGGCCACACTGCAAGGCTGCAAATTCACTTCGGCGGAGATTCAGGAAACATACCCCACATTGCTCTGCGACGGCCACCAGATCTGTCTGGAATTCCGCGTACTCCCACAGAAAATGGCGGTCAGACATTAAACGTAGTTGCCTTGGACAACAAACGCATTTTGTCTTGTCCGTACAAAGTAGAAGATGCCCTCATTGGAGACTCTGCCCCATTTGTCTGTCAAAATGGTTTCAGTCTTAAAGATGGTAGCATTTATAAAAAGATGGAAACCATATCCGGTAATCCTGATTTGATGAACGGTGGTCTAGACAGTGATTCCGCAAGGAGACTCCATTTCCAAAGGTTTGACTGGTCCCAGTCAACACTCACCAATGGGCAAGATGTTTCTAGACTGAATGGAAATGGTCTCGAGTGGAAAGTCATAAAAGTAGATGATTCGGTCACAGACGAAGAGGTGAGGAGAAAGGCACAGAAAATTCTGCAAGTCAACTTGTCACCCGTGATACAGATTCATCCTCTTGTTGACTCTGTATAG